One window of the Leptotrichia hongkongensis genome contains the following:
- a CDS encoding pseudouridylate synthase produces the protein MENINTEKLKLDKLIRDFENTKYFGYMFFVEYDGKKFESFDENPNKKSVKSEFRKVLEKNKIKIFKGIQQAGRTDANVSAKENILYINSKEIIAFSKLKFLETEGLKINKIGRTLPFLEFPQMIEKRYYIYEYPKKLRKNDEERINQICKKVSGEKDFYEFTSEKGKKLKNHTREIFVKYENGKLYFVGDGFLPQQVRIMSNFILNNTKFDIEKLNDGNFENRKLGIKDKPLDGKYLTLMKVEFSEKLEKISFFDVKNIEELINLKKNNNENLETRNSEIKIDDLNEQLKSIDKVRKIERNSYFTVFFVEKKDKGEFIGKRGKNIRKLKKIFGDIVVKEI, from the coding sequence ATGGAAAATATTAATACAGAAAAATTAAAGCTAGATAAATTAATAAGAGATTTTGAGAATACAAAATATTTTGGATATATGTTTTTTGTAGAATATGATGGAAAGAAATTTGAATCTTTTGATGAAAATCCTAATAAAAAGAGTGTTAAGTCAGAATTTAGGAAAGTTCTAGAAAAGAACAAAATCAAGATTTTTAAAGGTATTCAGCAGGCTGGAAGGACTGATGCGAATGTGAGTGCAAAAGAAAATATTCTTTATATAAATTCCAAAGAGATAATTGCTTTTTCAAAATTAAAATTTTTGGAAACAGAAGGGCTGAAAATCAATAAAATAGGGAGAACATTGCCATTTCTTGAATTTCCACAAATGATTGAAAAAAGATATTATATTTATGAATATCCAAAAAAACTTAGGAAAAACGATGAAGAGAGAATAAATCAGATTTGTAAGAAAGTATCTGGGGAAAAGGATTTTTACGAATTTACTTCAGAAAAGGGAAAAAAATTAAAAAATCATACAAGAGAAATTTTTGTGAAATATGAAAATGGTAAGCTGTATTTTGTGGGAGATGGATTTTTGCCGCAGCAGGTGCGGATTATGAGTAATTTTATTTTAAATAATACAAAGTTTGATATTGAAAAGTTAAATGATGGGAATTTTGAAAATAGGAAATTGGGGATAAAAGATAAACCGCTTGATGGGAAATATTTGACACTTATGAAAGTTGAATTTTCAGAAAAATTAGAGAAAATCAGTTTTTTTGATGTGAAAAATATTGAAGAATTGATAAATTTGAAAAAGAATAATAATGAAAATTTGGAAACAAGAAATTCTGAAATCAAAATAGATGATTTGAATGAACAATTAAAAAGCATTGATAAAGTTAGAAAAATTGAGAGAAATAGTTATTTTACGGTATTTTTCGTTGAAAAGAAAGATAAAGGGGAATTTATTGGGAAAAGAGGGAAAAATATTAGGAAGTTAAAGAAGATTTTTGGGGATATAGTTGTAAAAGAGATTTGA
- a CDS encoding flavodoxin, translating into MSFLVVYYSYSGITRRLAEDIALITDGDLRELKPQKPYSFSYNTAVKEAREEIEKGYCPPLIQGAETIENAEVIFIGSPNWLKTFAPPVLSFLRTVDLSGKTIIPFCTHGGGGFGRMIEDYKKECKNSIIKDGIALKGDYSFDELKTWLDSNL; encoded by the coding sequence ATGAGTTTTTTGGTTGTATATTATTCATATTCAGGAATAACAAGAAGATTAGCGGAAGATATTGCGTTGATTACCGATGGAGATTTGAGAGAGCTGAAACCACAAAAGCCCTATTCATTCTCATATAATACTGCTGTAAAAGAAGCGAGAGAAGAAATTGAAAAAGGATACTGTCCACCTCTTATTCAAGGAGCGGAAACTATTGAAAATGCAGAGGTAATTTTTATTGGCTCTCCCAATTGGCTCAAAACTTTTGCCCCACCCGTGCTATCGTTTTTAAGAACGGTTGATTTAAGCGGAAAGACAATCATTCCGTTTTGCACGCATGGTGGAGGTGGTTTTGGGAGAATGATTGAAGATTATAAAAAGGAATGTAAAAATTCAATTATTAAAGATGGAATAGCGTTAAAAGGAGATTACAGTTTTGATGAACTAAAAACATGGTTAGATAGCAATTTATAA
- a CDS encoding CD1845 family protein — MRWILFPISLVLSILTAFLTFLLGIGTALLYIVMVFCIFGAIASLIRGEIGIGISGLVIGFLFSPYGLPMIGATVIAFIELINDKIKAV, encoded by the coding sequence ATGCGATGGATATTATTTCCGATTAGTCTTGTCTTATCAATTCTGACAGCTTTTCTGACATTCTTACTTGGTATTGGAACAGCATTACTTTATATCGTTATGGTGTTCTGCATATTTGGGGCGATAGCTTCTTTAATTCGAGGAGAAATTGGGATAGGTATATCGGGCTTGGTCATCGGTTTCCTATTTAGTCCCTATGGGCTTCCGATGATAGGAGCGACTGTGATAGCGTTTATTGAATTGATAAATGATAAGATTAAGGCGGTGTAG
- a CDS encoding PTS sugar transporter subunit IIB, with protein sequence MKKILLCCAAGMSTSLLVNKMKAEAEKRGIETKIWAEPLDKAKEEFKKADVVLLGPQVKYALPEAKKIAEENNINIDVINMVDYGMMNGVKVLDQALNLLK encoded by the coding sequence ATGAAAAAAATCTTATTATGCTGTGCAGCAGGAATGTCTACTAGTCTATTAGTAAACAAAATGAAAGCTGAAGCTGAAAAAAGAGGAATTGAAACTAAAATCTGGGCAGAGCCTCTTGATAAAGCAAAAGAAGAATTTAAAAAAGCAGATGTTGTCTTATTGGGACCACAGGTTAAATATGCTTTACCTGAAGCAAAAAAAATTGCTGAAGAAAATAATATTAATATAGATGTGATTAATATGGTTGACTATGGAATGATGAACGGGGTAAAAGTACTGGATCAAGCCTTAAATTTGCTTAAATAG
- a CDS encoding DUF896 domain-containing protein, which translates to MEDIIKKVNEFSKLARERELTEEEKKEREKYRKMYIEKFKESVRGHLDSIKVVRVDDDGNPIDDDGNVIEPEA; encoded by the coding sequence ATGGAAGATATTATTAAAAAAGTAAATGAATTTTCAAAGTTGGCACGTGAGAGAGAATTGACCGAAGAAGAGAAGAAAGAGCGTGAAAAATATAGAAAAATGTATATTGAAAAATTTAAGGAAAGTGTGAGAGGGCATTTGGATAGCATTAAGGTTGTTAGAGTGGATGATGATGGGAATCCAATTGATGATGACGGGAATGTTATTGAGCCTGAAGCGTAA
- a CDS encoding DUF979 domain-containing protein: MDVKALLKILTEIVYILCGFVSIATAIRGLKNEKSRIGTFLFWFILGIIFIFGTVIPYKVTGGLLVVLAIITVTKQLHIGKFENISSQFKIAQSERLKNKIFIPAALIGIAAFLILQFKIGKTAIPPALGIGGGSLVALLAAAIIIKPKFKETNEDTSRLLMQIGATAILPQLLAALGAVFTKAGVGKVIATSISSVVPTGNIFIGIIIYAVGMAVFTMIMGNAFAAFSVITAGIGIPFIIKHGGNPAVIGALGMTAGYCGTLMTPMAANFNIVPASILEIKDKYGIIKIQAPMALLLLLSHIVLMLFLFGVK, from the coding sequence ATGGATGTAAAAGCCCTTTTAAAAATTTTAACAGAAATTGTTTATATCCTTTGTGGATTTGTCAGTATTGCTACTGCGATTAGAGGTCTGAAGAATGAAAAATCAAGAATAGGAACATTTTTATTCTGGTTTATTCTTGGAATAATATTTATTTTTGGGACTGTTATTCCATACAAAGTTACTGGTGGACTACTTGTAGTTCTTGCTATAATTACTGTAACAAAACAGCTCCATATAGGAAAATTTGAAAATATTTCATCTCAATTCAAAATTGCACAAAGTGAAAGACTAAAAAACAAAATTTTCATTCCTGCTGCATTAATTGGAATTGCTGCTTTTCTAATACTTCAGTTTAAAATCGGAAAAACTGCAATACCGCCTGCATTAGGTATCGGTGGAGGTTCACTTGTTGCACTGTTAGCAGCTGCTATTATTATAAAACCAAAATTTAAAGAAACAAATGAAGATACTTCAAGACTTCTTATGCAAATTGGTGCTACTGCCATTCTTCCACAGCTTCTTGCAGCATTAGGTGCAGTATTTACAAAAGCTGGTGTTGGAAAAGTAATTGCTACCAGTATTTCTTCAGTTGTACCAACAGGAAATATTTTTATAGGAATTATTATTTATGCCGTTGGAATGGCTGTATTTACTATGATTATGGGAAATGCCTTTGCTGCATTTTCAGTAATAACTGCAGGTATTGGTATACCTTTTATCATAAAGCACGGTGGAAATCCAGCTGTTATAGGTGCTTTGGGAATGACTGCAGGTTATTGTGGTACCCTTATGACTCCAATGGCGGCAAACTTTAATATCGTTCCTGCTTCAATCCTTGAAATAAAGGACAAGTATGGAATTATAAAAATTCAAGCTCCAATGGCTTTATTACTGCTTTTATCACACATTGTACTTATGCTGTTTCTTTTTGGAGTAAAATAA
- the pcp gene encoding pyroglutamyl-peptidase I — translation MKILVTGFDPFGGEPINPAIESVKKLPDNIAGAEIIKLEIPTVKKKSIEKIEKAIEEHNPDVILSIGQAGGRFDISIERVGINLDDFRIPDNEGNQTIDEPIFPDGDNAYFVNLPVKAMVKNVQKNEIPASVSYTAGTFVCNHVLYGTLYLVNKKYKGKKAGFIHIPFLPQQVIDKKNTPSMELNTIVKGLTAAIEAIVKNSEDIKETGGTVC, via the coding sequence ATGAAAATACTTGTCACAGGCTTTGACCCCTTTGGAGGAGAGCCTATAAATCCTGCTATCGAATCAGTAAAAAAATTACCAGATAATATTGCAGGAGCCGAAATTATCAAACTGGAAATCCCGACAGTGAAAAAAAAATCTATTGAAAAAATTGAAAAGGCTATTGAAGAACATAATCCAGATGTTATCCTGTCAATTGGGCAGGCAGGCGGAAGATTTGACATTTCCATCGAACGTGTTGGAATAAATCTTGATGACTTCCGGATTCCTGACAACGAAGGAAATCAAACTATTGATGAACCTATTTTTCCAGATGGAGATAATGCCTATTTTGTAAATCTGCCTGTAAAAGCCATGGTAAAAAATGTACAAAAAAATGAAATTCCAGCTTCAGTTTCATATACCGCAGGAACTTTTGTATGTAACCACGTTCTTTATGGTACTCTTTATCTCGTAAACAAAAAGTATAAAGGTAAAAAAGCTGGATTCATCCACATCCCATTTTTACCACAGCAAGTTATCGACAAAAAAAATACACCTTCAATGGAACTAAATACCATTGTAAAAGGATTGACTGCAGCAATTGAGGCTATTGTAAAAAATAGTGAAGACATCAAAGAAACTGGCGGAACTGTATGCTAA
- a CDS encoding asparaginase, with translation MQEQNSQKILVINTGGTISMVHSDKDDNKSALKPSSSWEEVIYNYQFLKDMNVDYVQTSKIIDSSDMNYEIWLEIGKIIEENYDKYKGFVILHGTDTMSYTASVLSFMLKNLGKTVILTGAQRPIQEIRSDGLQNLLTSIEIIEKQTQGNIEICNSENEILPVIPEVCLFFRDHLFRGNRSRKLDSTNYFGFSSPNYLPLGQAGSKIKIYENRLLSKPEGKFYVDYKINPNVLMMDVFPGFNPKILKRIFQDDDSIKGLVLRTYGSGNTPQNKEFLETINYIIDMGVIILNVTQCTVGSVEMGLYESNAILTELGVVNGYDMTPEAAITKFMCLLGKYDVEKVKERLVMNIAGELTK, from the coding sequence ATGCAAGAGCAGAACAGTCAGAAGATTTTGGTAATAAATACAGGTGGGACAATCAGTATGGTTCATTCAGATAAAGATGACAATAAAAGTGCATTGAAACCCTCTTCATCTTGGGAGGAAGTTATATATAATTATCAATTTTTAAAGGATATGAATGTTGATTATGTTCAGACAAGCAAAATCATTGATTCTTCTGACATGAATTATGAAATTTGGCTGGAAATTGGTAAAATAATTGAAGAAAATTACGATAAATACAAAGGTTTTGTAATACTACATGGAACGGATACAATGTCTTATACTGCAAGTGTTCTTTCTTTTATGTTAAAAAATCTTGGGAAAACGGTGATTTTGACAGGAGCACAACGTCCAATTCAGGAAATTAGAAGTGATGGACTGCAAAATTTGCTAACTTCTATTGAAATAATTGAAAAACAGACACAAGGAAATATTGAAATTTGTAATTCAGAAAATGAAATACTACCTGTAATTCCAGAAGTGTGCCTGTTTTTCAGGGATCATCTTTTTAGGGGAAATCGTTCAAGAAAGCTTGATTCTACAAATTATTTTGGATTTTCTTCCCCAAATTATCTCCCATTGGGGCAGGCAGGCTCAAAAATAAAAATATATGAAAACAGGCTATTATCAAAGCCAGAGGGAAAATTTTATGTAGATTACAAAATTAATCCAAATGTACTGATGATGGATGTATTTCCTGGATTTAATCCTAAAATTTTAAAACGGATATTCCAAGATGATGATAGTATAAAAGGACTTGTGTTACGGACTTACGGAAGTGGGAACACCCCACAAAATAAGGAATTTTTGGAAACAATAAATTATATAATTGATATGGGAGTTATAATTTTGAATGTAACTCAATGCACAGTTGGAAGTGTGGAAATGGGACTTTATGAGTCAAATGCCATACTTACGGAACTAGGTGTTGTAAATGGATACGACATGACACCAGAAGCTGCAATTACAAAATTTATGTGCCTTTTAGGAAAATATGATGTGGAAAAAGTGAAGGAAAGATTGGTAATGAATATTGCGGGAGAGCTTACTAAATAG
- a CDS encoding Gfo/Idh/MocA family oxidoreductase, with protein MMKIGIIGNGKSANRYHLPFLLQRKDKIKVKTIVANNLENNTWERIDGIHYTDKIEELYNDPEIDLVVICLRSDLHYKYAKEVLEHGKNCLVEKPFVETLEEAQELFRLAKEKGLIVQPYHNRRFDSDFLTTMKVIESGKLGEILEIESNYDYYRAEVPENVKEYDGKQANTFLYGHGTHVLDQIISRYGNPDKVHYDVRQLLGTNRMNDYYDIDLFYERENGKSLKVSLKGSYFRIKPRASFIVYGTKGCFIKETEDRQEEHLKLFYMPDNSDFGIDLPKHYGTLIYYDEKGNYHEEKVISEKGDYGRVYDDLYEAIKNGKEKTIKDEEIICQIKILEEGSKDLK; from the coding sequence ATGATGAAAATAGGAATTATAGGAAATGGAAAAAGTGCAAACAGATACCATCTTCCATTTTTACTGCAAAGAAAAGATAAAATAAAAGTTAAGACTATTGTTGCAAATAATTTGGAAAATAATACTTGGGAGAGAATAGACGGGATTCATTATACTGATAAAATTGAAGAATTGTATAATGATCCTGAAATTGATTTGGTTGTTATCTGCCTAAGATCAGATTTACATTATAAATACGCTAAAGAGGTGCTGGAGCATGGTAAAAACTGCCTTGTGGAAAAGCCTTTTGTTGAAACATTGGAAGAAGCACAGGAGTTATTTAGGTTAGCTAAGGAAAAAGGGTTAATTGTTCAGCCGTATCACAATAGAAGATTTGACAGTGATTTCTTGACTACAATGAAAGTGATTGAAAGCGGGAAATTAGGAGAAATTTTAGAAATTGAGTCTAATTATGATTATTACAGGGCAGAAGTGCCTGAAAATGTGAAGGAATATGACGGGAAACAAGCGAATACATTTTTATATGGGCATGGGACGCATGTCTTGGATCAGATAATTTCACGATACGGCAATCCTGATAAAGTTCATTATGATGTAAGACAGCTTCTTGGGACAAATCGGATGAATGACTATTATGATATAGACTTGTTTTATGAAAGAGAAAATGGTAAAAGTTTAAAAGTAAGTTTAAAAGGTAGCTATTTTAGAATAAAACCTAGAGCATCATTTATTGTATATGGGACTAAAGGGTGCTTTATAAAAGAAACAGAGGATAGACAAGAAGAACATTTGAAGTTGTTTTATATGCCAGATAATTCAGATTTTGGAATAGATTTGCCAAAACATTATGGGACGTTAATTTATTATGATGAAAAAGGAAATTATCATGAGGAAAAAGTAATTTCTGAAAAAGGTGATTATGGTAGAGTCTATGATGATTTATATGAGGCAATAAAAAATGGGAAAGAAAAAACTATTAAAGATGAGGAAATAATTTGTCAAATAAAGATTTTGGAAGAGGGAAGTAAGGATTTGAAATAA
- a CDS encoding PTS lactose/cellobiose transporter subunit IIA encodes MAEEVLDIEMIAMTLIGHAGETKSLAYQAMNAAKAGKFDEAEEFMKQSNEEMLKAHELQTDLIVREAGGEKIDVGLIMVHSQDHLMTAILFKELANEFIEVYKRLEQK; translated from the coding sequence ATGGCTGAAGAAGTATTGGATATTGAAATGATTGCGATGACATTGATTGGACATGCAGGGGAAACTAAAAGTTTGGCTTATCAGGCTATGAATGCGGCAAAAGCAGGGAAGTTTGATGAAGCGGAAGAATTTATGAAGCAGTCTAATGAGGAAATGCTAAAGGCACATGAATTACAGACAGATTTGATTGTAAGGGAAGCTGGAGGAGAAAAAATTGATGTTGGATTAATCATGGTACATTCACAAGATCACTTGATGACAGCAATTTTGTTTAAAGAATTAGCGAATGAATTTATCGAAGTGTATAAGAGGCTGGAACAAAAATAG
- a CDS encoding DUF969 domain-containing protein, whose product MNLWLLIGIVIIVVGFTLKLDVLAVVLTAGIATGIAAKMDFLEILGIIGKAFVDNRLMSVFLVSLPVIAVLERYGLRERSATLIEKLKNATAGRILGLYMVIRSIASALSIRIGGHVQFIRPLIYPMAEAAAKSHKEQELTEKETEELKSLSAAIENYGNFFAQNIFIGASGLLLIQTTLQENGYNVSLKQLALFSIPMGIITIILTFIQVYIYDKKITANKGGNK is encoded by the coding sequence ATGAATTTATGGCTACTTATTGGTATTGTTATTATTGTAGTAGGATTCACATTGAAGCTTGATGTGCTGGCTGTGGTGCTTACTGCTGGTATTGCTACAGGAATTGCTGCGAAAATGGATTTTTTAGAAATACTTGGAATTATTGGAAAGGCTTTTGTGGATAATAGGCTTATGTCTGTTTTTCTAGTCAGCTTGCCAGTTATTGCTGTTCTAGAAAGATATGGACTAAGAGAGAGAAGTGCAACTTTAATTGAAAAATTGAAAAATGCGACTGCTGGTAGAATTTTAGGACTCTATATGGTTATACGTTCTATTGCAAGTGCGTTATCAATCAGAATTGGAGGGCATGTGCAGTTCATCCGTCCACTTATTTACCCAATGGCTGAAGCTGCTGCAAAATCTCATAAAGAACAGGAGCTTACAGAAAAAGAAACTGAAGAACTGAAAAGTTTGAGTGCTGCAATTGAAAATTACGGAAATTTCTTTGCTCAGAACATATTTATCGGTGCATCAGGACTTCTTCTAATTCAGACTACATTACAGGAAAATGGATACAATGTGTCATTAAAACAATTAGCATTATTCTCAATCCCAATGGGAATTATCACAATAATCTTGACCTTTATTCAAGTTTATATTTATGATAAAAAAATAACAGCAAACAAAGGAGGTAATAAATAA
- a CDS encoding HAD family hydrolase: MKYDLVIFDLDGTLMDTSKSITKTVNSAMEELGKKQYSANECVKFVGGGVSGLARNILGKEKYDDVTNEEMEKVIRKYYDIYFDYGVEPYEGIPELLDFLEQNGVKKGIVTNKDHETALSAVDKKLSKWKFDGIFGSNEKEYPNKPNPYNVDKMAQNLNISKEKILFVGDMLVDVNTAKNAGIDIVYCKWGFGEVKGEVGIDEDVKVSSVQEIIERIKGK; encoded by the coding sequence ATGAAATACGATTTAGTTATATTTGATTTGGATGGGACGCTTATGGATACGTCAAAATCTATTACAAAGACTGTAAATTCAGCGATGGAAGAACTTGGGAAAAAGCAATATTCTGCTAATGAATGTGTAAAATTTGTCGGTGGTGGAGTTTCAGGGCTTGCACGGAATATTTTGGGAAAAGAGAAGTATGATGATGTAACAAATGAGGAAATGGAAAAAGTTATAAGAAAATATTATGATATTTACTTTGACTATGGTGTCGAGCCTTATGAAGGAATACCTGAATTGCTTGATTTTTTGGAACAGAATGGCGTGAAAAAAGGTATTGTAACAAACAAGGATCATGAAACAGCCTTATCTGCAGTTGATAAAAAGTTATCCAAATGGAAATTTGATGGAATATTTGGCTCAAATGAAAAGGAATATCCAAATAAGCCAAATCCGTACAATGTTGATAAAATGGCACAAAATTTAAATATTTCAAAAGAAAAAATATTATTTGTTGGAGATATGCTTGTGGATGTAAATACAGCTAAAAATGCTGGAATTGATATTGTTTACTGTAAATGGGGATTTGGCGAAGTAAAAGGCGAGGTTGGAATTGACGAAGATGTAAAGGTGTCCAGTGTTCAGGAAATTATTGAAAGAATAAAAGGTAAATAG
- a CDS encoding tetratricopeptide repeat protein: MNKYILLMLLCLLIGCRNQGNDVLIKDIDDVSFHQENKKNPEKAQLMARIAYELNRENYKEAEKYFLKVAKYDKTAYVSIADMYYEHIDENEGKKRYEIAFEKGNKKAGTILGMIAEDNNDYKKAEEW, encoded by the coding sequence ATGAATAAATATATTTTACTGATGTTGCTTTGTCTGTTAATAGGATGTAGAAATCAAGGAAATGATGTGTTAATAAAAGATATTGATGATGTTTCTTTTCATCAGGAAAATAAAAAAAATCCTGAAAAAGCTCAATTAATGGCAAGAATTGCCTATGAATTGAACAGAGAAAACTATAAAGAAGCGGAAAAGTATTTTTTAAAAGTGGCAAAATATGACAAAACTGCTTATGTTTCAATTGCAGATATGTATTATGAACATATTGATGAAAATGAAGGGAAAAAGAGGTATGAGATAGCTTTTGAAAAAGGAAATAAAAAGGCAGGTACAATTTTAGGTATGATTGCTGAGGATAATAATGATTATAAAAAGGCGGAAGAATGGTAA
- a CDS encoding type I restriction-modification system subunit M, producing MDNKGSNEMMQRAELHRKIWSIADNVRGAVDGWDFKQYILGILFYRFISENMVEFFNKAEHEAGDLEFNYENISDEEAEEDFRPNTVEDKGFFILPSQLFQNVVKTARNNENLNTDLANIFKSIEASAIGFESENDIKGLFEDVDTTSNRLGGTVAEKNTRLTDILIGVSEINFGSFQHNDIDAFGDAYEYLISNYASNSGKSGGEFFTPQTVSKLLARLVMEGKTSINKVYDPTCGSRVIIMTEANSSVKSKVLKLLPKLKTEETDSLCVA from the coding sequence ATGGATAATAAAGGGTCAAATGAGATGATGCAAAGAGCAGAGCTGCATAGAAAAATATGGTCTATTGCTGATAATGTACGTGGAGCAGTAGATGGCTGGGACTTCAAGCAGTATATTTTAGGAATTTTATTCTACAGATTTATTTCTGAGAACATGGTGGAATTTTTTAATAAGGCAGAACATGAAGCTGGAGATTTAGAATTTAATTATGAAAATATTTCTGATGAAGAAGCAGAAGAAGATTTTAGACCTAATACAGTAGAAGATAAAGGTTTTTTTATTTTGCCAAGCCAATTATTTCAGAATGTTGTAAAAACAGCGAGAAATAATGAAAATTTAAATACTGATTTGGCTAATATTTTTAAATCTATTGAGGCAAGTGCTATTGGTTTTGAATCGGAAAATGATATTAAAGGATTGTTTGAAGATGTCGATACAACCAGTAACCGTCTAGGTGGAACTGTAGCAGAGAAAAATACAAGATTAACAGATATTTTAATAGGAGTTTCTGAGATTAATTTTGGAAGTTTTCAGCATAATGATATAGATGCTTTTGGAGATGCATACGAATATTTGATTTCAAATTATGCCAGTAATTCGGGAAAATCTGGAGGAGAATTTTTTACACCGCAGACAGTTTCTAAACTTTTGGCAAGACTTGTAATGGAAGGAAAAACAAGTATCAATAAGGTATATGACCCGACATGTGGGTCTCGTGTCATAATAATGACAGAGGCAAATAGTTCAGTAAAATCAAAGGTTTTGAAGCTTCTACCAAAGTTAAAAACTGAAGAAACTGATAGTTTATGTGTTGCTTAG
- a CDS encoding FAD-dependent oxidoreductase, with protein MKKYDAIIIGFGKGGKTLAGFLAGKGQNVALIEKSDKMYGGTCINIGCIPTKKLVDSTKVLKNKGLNGIEEKERFYTESINNKNTLIGALRGKNYEMLATKENIDIYDGFGSFVSKNVVNIESNGENVQIEGEKIFINTGSTTIIPGIKGLKESNHVYTSTSIMELKELPKKLTILGAGYIGLEFASMYADFGSEVTVIDLAQRLMPREDEEIADRAKAIFEAKGIKFLLESKIEEIVDKNGKGYVQISQGTSKSEIESDAILVAIGRKPNTEGLNLEAAGVKTDEKGAVVVDETLKTTADNIWAMGDVKGGLQFTYISLDDFRIIRDNLYNGGNRTVNDRNVIPYSVFINPPLSRVGMTESEAIAKGYEVKTGRLEAMAIPKAKIEGVTDGLLKAVIDAKTDKILGCTLLCNTSHEMINIVAAAMKAEQKYTFLKDMIFTHPTMSEALNDLFGSVK; from the coding sequence ATGAAAAAATATGATGCAATAATAATTGGATTTGGAAAAGGTGGAAAAACTTTGGCAGGATTTTTGGCTGGGAAAGGTCAGAATGTGGCTTTGATTGAGAAATCGGACAAGATGTACGGAGGGACTTGTATAAATATTGGGTGTATTCCTACAAAAAAACTTGTTGACAGTACAAAAGTTCTTAAAAATAAAGGATTAAACGGTATTGAGGAAAAGGAGAGATTTTATACAGAAAGTATAAATAATAAAAATACATTAATTGGTGCATTACGTGGAAAAAATTATGAAATGCTGGCTACAAAGGAAAATATTGATATTTATGATGGATTTGGAAGTTTTGTTTCGAAAAATGTAGTTAATATTGAAAGTAATGGAGAAAATGTTCAGATTGAAGGAGAAAAAATATTTATAAATACAGGTTCGACTACAATAATTCCTGGTATAAAAGGACTTAAAGAAAGTAACCATGTGTATACAAGCACTTCAATTATGGAACTAAAGGAACTTCCTAAAAAATTGACTATTTTGGGAGCAGGATACATTGGGTTGGAATTTGCTTCTATGTATGCTGATTTTGGGTCAGAAGTCACAGTGATTGATTTGGCACAAAGACTTATGCCTAGAGAAGATGAAGAAATTGCTGATAGGGCAAAGGCTATATTTGAGGCAAAAGGAATCAAATTTTTACTGGAATCAAAAATTGAGGAAATTGTTGATAAAAATGGAAAAGGATATGTGCAAATTTCACAAGGAACAAGCAAGAGCGAAATTGAATCAGACGCAATTCTTGTGGCAATCGGAAGAAAACCTAATACAGAAGGGCTTAATTTAGAAGCGGCAGGAGTAAAAACTGACGAAAAAGGTGCGGTTGTAGTTGATGAAACATTGAAAACAACAGCTGATAACATTTGGGCAATGGGAGATGTGAAAGGCGGACTTCAATTTACATATATTTCTCTTGATGACTTTAGAATAATAAGAGATAACCTTTACAATGGAGGAAATAGAACAGTAAACGACAGAAATGTAATTCCATACAGCGTATTCATAAATCCACCTTTATCAAGAGTTGGAATGACTGAAAGCGAAGCAATTGCCAAAGGATATGAAGTAAAAACAGGAAGACTTGAAGCAATGGCAATTCCAAAAGCAAAAATAGAAGGTGTGACAGATGGACTGCTTAAAGCGGTTATAGATGCAAAAACAGATAAAATACTGGGATGTACTTTATTATGCAACACTTCCCACGAAATGATAAACATTGTTGCAGCGGCTATGAAAGCTGAACAAAAATATACATTCTTAAAAGATATGATATTTACTCATCCGACAATGAGCGAAGCTTTGAATGATTTATTTGGAAGTGTGAAATAA